The Acinonyx jubatus isolate Ajub_Pintada_27869175 chromosome D1, VMU_Ajub_asm_v1.0, whole genome shotgun sequence genome includes a window with the following:
- the ASCL2 gene encoding achaete-scute homolog 2 encodes MDSGALLRPAPPVPAVSGGCAARRRPTSPPLLRCSRRRRPGASETGGGAAAVARRNERERNRVKLVNLGFQALRQHVPHGGASKKLSKVETLRSAVEYIRALQRLLAEHDAVRAALAEGLLAPTAARPPASSGPPGTPAAAAAASPSCASSSPGRGGSSEPGSPRSAYSLDDSGCEGALSPVERELLDFSSWLGGY; translated from the coding sequence ATGGACAGCGGCGCACTGCTCCGGCCCGCGCCCCCCGTGCCTGCTGTCTCCGGCGGCTGCGCCGCTCGGCGGCGACCCacatccccacccctgctgcGCTGCAGCCGGCGGCGACGGCCCGGCGCATCGGAGACCGGGGGCGGCGCGGCGGCTGTGGCGCGGCGCAATGAGCGCGAGCGCAACCGCGTGAAGCTGGTGAACTTGGGGTTCCAGGCGCTGCGGCAGCACGTGCCGCACGGCGGCGCCAGCAAGAAGCTGAGTAAGGTGGAGACACTGCGCTCAGCCGTGGAGTACATCCGCGCGTTGCAACGCCTGCTGGCGGAGCACGATGCCGTGCGCGCCGCGCTGGCCGAGGGGCTGCTGGCACCAACAGCCGCGCGGCCCCCCGCATCCAGCGGGCCTCCCGGgacccccgccgccgccgccgccgcctcgcctTCCTGCGCCTCGTCGTCCCCGGGCCGCGGGGGCAGCTCGGAGCCCGGTTCGCCGCGCTCCGCCTACTCCTTGGACGACAGCGGCTGCGAGGGCGCGCTTAGCCCCGTGGAGCGCGAGCTGCTCGACTTCTCCAGCTGGTTAGGGGGCTACTGA